From the genome of Malus domestica chromosome 04, GDT2T_hap1, one region includes:
- the LOC139194995 gene encoding uncharacterized mitochondrial protein AtMg00810-like has translation MGNLTYFLGLQIQYHAYGSLFVNQSKYTKELLKKAGMEHCKPTSTPSKPHSQLLTTEGTPLSNPTQYRSLVRALQYLTFTRPDIAHSVNVVCQYMTNPSESHMHLVKRIMRYLQGTFNCGLTYTQSPDFQINAYSDSDWAADINTKRSITGYIVYLGLNPKSWQSKK, from the coding sequence ATGGGAAACTTGACATATTTCTTGGGACTTCAGATTCAATATCATGCATATGGGTCCTTGTTCGTGAATCAATCcaaatacacaaaagaattGTTGAAAAAGGCTGGAATGGAGCACTGTAAACCAACTTCCACACCCTCAAAACCTCACTCACAGCTACTTACAACTGAAGGCACACCATTGTCTAATCCTACTCAATATAGAAGCTTGGTTAGGGCTTTGCAGTACCTCACTTTTACAAGACCCGATATTGCACACTCAGTAAATGTAGTATGTCAATATATGACTAATCCTTCAGAGTCTCATATGCATCTGGTGAAAAGAATTATGAGGTATCTACAGGGTACATTCAACTGTGGGTTGACATACACTCAGTCTCCTGATTTTCAAATCAATGCTTACTCTGATTCGGATTGGGCAGCAGATATCAACACAAAGAGGTCTATTACTGGTTATATTGTTTATTTGGGACTCAATCCAAAATCGTGGCAGTCGAAGAAATAG